The region AGACATGGCGACGGTAGAACCGACCTCTGGCGCAGGCGGTTCGGTCGGTGCTGGCAAAAGCGTTGTCACGCAGACGACCGCGCGGGACGATGGCGGATATCGCGGCCGCTTCCAGCTCGTCGATGATAAAACACGCACGCCGATCCCAAATCACCCTTACACGGTAACGTCGGCAGACGGCCAAACGATCACCGGTACAACGGACGCCAGCGGCCACACTGATTGGATCAGCAGCCACCAAGCCTCATCGCTATCGTTCCACCACCCCGGGAGCGACGCGTGAGTGGCAATGATGCCGGCGGGAGCGGTGGTTACTCCTCAGGATCGTCAATTGGGGGCTCAAACTCGACCGGCCAGACAACGCAGGTAGGTTTAAGCGCATCCAAACTTTCCGCGAAAGATCGAAAGGTTCTATGTCACACGTTCTGCGAGTGCAGGCGGATCGGCGTTGCGACGAAGGCGGGAACCATCCAGCGACAGCGATGCGTCGAAATGCGTCTTGGGCTGCCAAATGAAGTGTCGAAGATGCAGACAGGGGTTCCAACGGAATACCGTCCAGAACAACCGTACGATATGACGACGAGTCCGCCCGAGCCGATCATGGACTATCACGATCCGCTTGAGCCCAATACAGGCATTCGCCAGTGGATCAAGGACCTGTGGCCCAGCAAGGGCAAGAAATACGAAAAGGGCGACGTCCGCCGCCCTGACGTCGTCATCGTGAATGACCCGTCGAAGCCTCCCGTTCAATCGAATATCAGGACCGTCGTCGAAATGAAGTTCCCCGGCGACCGCTACGGCCCTGACCAGGAAGACGACTACATCGAAATCGCTGGCGGCCCGTCAAAGTTTGTCCACCTTGGTGCGGCCGATTGCCGATGCGGCGACGACGATGGCCAGAAGGAAACTTCGCGCTCGAGGCAATCCGCGCGACAATCCGAACTCGACGACTTGTTCGACGGCAGCAGCAGCGCGCCTGGGGGCCGGTTGCTCCCGCCGGTGCCCGGGCCCGGACCCGGGCCGTCTTTTCCTATACACGCCGGCCCGTTTTAACGCCATGACGAACGACGAGATTGCAGCTTGGGCGAAGGATCCGCAACGCGCGGACACCATGCCATTCGGACTTTACGAGCCCGCGCATCAAAAAGCGATTCCGGGTGCCGCTCTAGTCGTGCGGGGCGTGCTCTACTTCCGCAACGGCTTCACCCCCGAGGTTCGCCAAGCGCTGGTGCGCTGCTTTAAGCAGTACGGTGCAACGATCAAAGAGTATCAGCACGCAGTCGAAAAGGCAGCCGGCCAAACGCCGTCGAAGTTGGGGCCGCTGCGCTGGTTTTATTCCGAGGGAGAAGAACCGATCCAGTACGATAAGTCGCCTGGATTCGAAAGTCTCGCAACGAGCGTTCCTGCCGACGAGACCCTTGCGGTCGCGATGACCAGCGCCGGCCACAAGCTCGCCACAGGGTTCTATGAGTTCACGGTGTTTGCGCTTAGCGAAAAGAAGGCTGCGCGGAAACGTGGGCTCGACGGGCTGGCCTTCACAGTGCCGCGAGCATTTATCGCACACCGCCCCGACGTATTCGAAGCAATGTTCCGCGCGTTCGCTGAAGCGCTGCCGACGGTCAATGGCCATGGCGGGCTAGCCGTGAACGTACCTCCGATGGGGCGTCGGCCGAACGAAGCCAGCGAGTATTTCTACGCGCGCCGCTTCGGCCCTGGCATTGACGTCGGCGATCCAATGCGCTCGGCCCTCCGCAAGCTCTACACGAAGATCAAAACAGTTGACTGGCTCAACGCGCTCGATGCGGACTTGGTCGCGGCTGTCGGCGGCGCATCGGCGCTGGGACTCCCACCAGATTGGTTCGCCCGTATTCCGCTGAGCAACGGGGGCTTAATCATTCAGGCCGGTGTCGCACCGCAATCCGGAGTATCCAATGGACCAGGCATCCCCATATCGCCGCCCGCCGCGTATGTCATTCTGAACCGGGCACTGCGGCCGATCATCGCGGATGACGTCGATATCCTGCAAGACGGAACACTGGACACTACGGCACCTCTGCTCAATACGGTCGTAGCAACCGAAAGTTGGCTGCGCCGGTTCAACGTCCAAGACGATCAACTCGACGGCTTCTGGGTCGAGCTACATAAGACGCCGAGGCTGCGCGGAGAAACTGCGTGATGCTGAGACTGGAGAGCGGCTTGTGATCGATCGTACGCAACAACGACGCACAGGCTTCCATGAATGTCTCTCACCGACCGAGGCTGTGTGAAAACGCGTTGATCGTCTAGACTGAATCAACGCATTCAGGATGGGCTGCCCATGAAGCGATTCGTTGAAGGCGATGACCGCAAGCAGGTAGCGCTATTGCCCGAATGCCTGGACGATTTCGTTGCCGAGGATAACCCGGTCAGGATCGTCGAGGCCTTTGTCGAAGAGCTTGATCTGCACACACTTGGCTTCACCAGTGTTACGCCTTCGACGACAGGCCGCCCCTCCTACCATCCGGCAGTGCTGCTGAAAATATACATCTACGGCTACCTAAACCGGATTCAATCAAGCCGACGCCTGGAGCGCGAATGTCAGCGCAATATCGAGCTGATGTGGCTGACTGGCCGCCTGGTGCCAGACTTCAAAACGATAGCTGACTTTCGACGCAACAACGGCGCAGGTATTCGCAACGTCTGTAGTCGGTTTGTCGTGTTGTGCCGCGATCTCAAGCTGTTCTCCCAGGCCATGGTCGCCATCGATGGAAGTAAGTTCAAGGCCTCCAATACACGCGACCGAAACTTTACGACGGGCAAGATCGATAAGCGGCAGCAGCAGATCGAGGAAAGCATCCATCGTTACCTGAGCGCATTAGAAACGGCAGATCGAACGCAGCCGCCCGAGGTGGAAGCCAGAACGACTCGACTCAAAGAGAAGATTGCTCAATTGCAGGGGCAAATGCGTCACCTTGAGCAGATCAAAGAGGAGTTGAAAACGCTGCTTGACGGACAGATCTCGCTGACGGATCCTGATGCACGCTCCATGGCGACCAGTGGCCGTGGTTCTGGGATGGTCGGCTACAACGTGCAGATCGCCGTAGATGCCAAGCACCATCTAATCGTTGCGCATGAAGTTACGAACGCGGGTAGTGACCGCGCGCAGCTAAGTCCAATGGTGCAAGCTGCTCGTGATGCCATGGGTAGAACCAAATTGAAGGCCATCGCTGATCGCGGGTATTACAGTGGCCCACAGATAAAGGCTTGCGAGGACGCAGGCATTGCCGCCATTCTGCCGAAGGTTACGACATCCAGCGCGAAGGCTGATGGCCGCTTTGATCGGGCCGACTTTATTTACATTGCCCGGGATGACGAATATCTATGCCCGGCCGGGCAACGTGCGATCTATCGCTTTACTGGCCTCGAACATGGCATGTATCTACGTCGTTACTGGAGTAGCGCCTGTATCGGCTGCGCCATGAAACCACAATGCACGCCAAGCAATTACCGGCGGATCACGCGCTGGGAGCACGAATCAGTGCTGGAAGCTGCGCAGCGAAGACTGGACCGAATGCCGAATGCGATGACGGTGCGAAGGCGGACAGTTGAGCATGTGTTCGGGACGTTCAAACACTGGATGGGCTACACGCACTTCCTGACTCGCCGGTTTGCCAACGTGAGCACCGAAATGAATTTGCATGTACTGGCATACAACCTCAAACGCGTCATAGCGATACTCGGGTTCTCGAAAACCATGAAGGCGATGCGGCTGGTGGGTGCGTGAAGCACTCCAGGGTGCGCTTACATTGCCGAGGGACCACAGCAACTCAGCACTGAAGCTATGGCGACACTCCTCGTTCACCTGAAGGCTGCGAAAATGCGGCACGGGATCTGCTCCCGCCGACGCTGAGTTACGTGTTTCCACACAGCCTCGACCCACTGCCGCCATTTGAGACAACACGACGTCAATGGCGGCTTCCAAAGTAGTACAGTCACTCGCTGGGCAACGTCGGCTTGAAGCCGACAATCCGAGTCGCAGGTTACAACGGAACAAACGTGTGCAGCTTCAGCGCTATGATCTTGCAATCAGACAACTGAGCGAGCGCGAATGGACATTGATCAACTGTGCCGCGCAGTCAGAACGCCTGCCGATCTTCGAAACTTGCCCGGCTACGTGGAGAAGGTCAATCCCGCGCAGGTCGGACTGCGTCGCGTTATCTGGCCATACGGCTTCGCATCCGAGACGCATTGTGCCTTGACGAACTGCGGTACTCTGCACAAGGTCGGGGTGATCATCGAGCTCGAGGACGGCACTATCTCCAACATTGGGCACATCTGTGGCGGTGACAATGACAAGTTCTCGTCAAAGTTCACCGCGGAGATGCTCAAGTTATCTGAGTCACGACGTCGGGGGGCAATGCTGCCGACGCTTCTCGACCGCCCAGCGCTTGAAGGAACAGAACGCAAAGTACGTGCCGCATATCACCAGGCCGAAATTTGGGTTCGGCGCGTCGAAGCGTTCGCTAAACTCTGTCCAGAGGCGGACCGGGAACTGAGGCGTCGGATCAACGGTGGCGCCAGTATGGCAGTAGTCGAGGTAGTCGAACGCACGGAATCCGAAGCCAGTGACCTGATTGCGTCCGGGCAGGCACGAAGCCGCGCTGCCGCACGCTACAAGGAAATTGAAAAGGGCGTCATCCGTGGCTCGGCTGCACTTTCGCTCACGGAGCAACGTATTTCCTCGCTCTGGCGCCGCGCTGATGCGCTGCTTGCTGCTGATCCGCAAGCCATCGAAATCGCAGCGCTCCAGAAACTATTCAACGAATCAGTCCATTTGCCAGAGGATGCGAGGCGCATCCTTGACGAGTGCGAGGCAGCGCGATTGTTCTTTACTGCAGAGAACTTTGCGTTGATAGCCATACTGCCGATGTCACAAAATGGCAGGGACAACCTGAATGCCCTTACCGTAGACAAACTCGACAAGTCAACCACTGTGCCGCTCGTGCGCCAAGCGTTTGGGAATGCAGGAGGAGATAGGCCGCTTAACAAAAAGCAGCGTGATTTTCATCGGAAGATGGAAGCGATCACGCGCGGAGCGAGACGCATGACGAAACGATAGCGTGGCTGACTGATGTGGGATGCACTTGCCGCCGACATCGGCGAGCGTAAAAGTTGAACAGAAATCCTATTGTCAACGACCCGCGACGCTTCGTCGAAAGACCGGAAGTCGCCGATCTCGGAAGTTCGAAGCTTGTCGATGATTGCATGTCGCCGAGCCAACCCCGACTTCCGGAGTCGACTCACATCAGTCGGTGGAGGCGGCATCAGGTCACTGGCGGCTTTCGAAGTTCTACGGACGTCCGAGGCCGTGCGACTGCGGGGTATGTTCTCGGCCAAACTAGCGCTCAGTTCAAACAGCCTTATAAGTCCGTTTTCTACCCGCGACCCGGCACTAGCCACTCGCCTCGCCGCAGCGACGATGTCACGATCGTAGGGAAATTCGATGTCTCGCTGTAGGGACCGCGCAGTTTATACTTAGCTACTACTCAAAGTCTGTAATGAGACAGCGGCTGTCACTGCTCGGGAAATCGACATGAAATGCTGGATATGCGGGGATGAGGCGACGACTGGCGAGCATCTGGTTAAAGCATCGGACCTTCGGCGATACTTCGGATCGGTTTCACAAAAAACGCCGTTGTTCTATCACACGTCTCAGTGTCACAATGTTCGGCTAGGAAGCACAAACGCCGATCGCCTCAAATCAAAAGCGCTGATCTGCAATCGCTGCAATAGCAACCTTACTCAACCATATGATCGAGCGTGGGAGCGATTCTCCTCCTACCTCGAGCACCGATATATCCCAGCCCCGAATCTTGGATATATCGATCTCGGTCATGTATTTCGCGTGCACACCAAGCGCTCGGCGATAAGCCTACAGCTTTACTTTGTCAAATTGTTCGGTTGTCGCATTGTTGAAGAAAACGTTCCGATCGACACTGAGTCATTTGCTCATGCGCTATTGAATGCTACAACGCTGAGCACCATCCACTTGGGATTTGCGTTGCTGCCGAATGGGTCCGGAAAAAAGGTGGCTGGAGTTACCCCTATTGAGGGGCTGAAAATTGACGGGGTCGTCCGATGCGCGACCTGGCTATATTCGGTTGGAGATCTCAGTGTGTTCGTAACTTATTCAACTCTGCCTAGGCTCACAAAATCTGTGAGTTGGTGGCGCCCCACCCGATACGGGCGCACGGTCCCGCTTACGAATACAGCACGGTGGCAATAAATAGGCAAGTGGCTCGCAGATGGCCTTGGAAGTGCTGGTGGCCGCGAGGTAGCGGCACGAATTCTAATAAAGGTACTCGAATGACGATCGCATATCATTACTGTGACGCAACAGCATTCCAATCAATTATTGAATCTAGAAGACTCCGCCTCACGAATGCGAGGAAGACGAATGATCGACGGGAACTTGAATTTTTTAAGGAAAAGGCGTTCGAGTACATCGCCGAGTTTGCGGAAAAAAACGAATCGTTGGAGACATTTCACACCGCCCTAGGTTTTCATTTCGACGTCTTGGAGGATCTCAGTGAATACCATATTTGCTGCCTATCAAAAGAAAAGGATTCTGTCGGTCAATGGGTCGCATATGCAGACAAGGGCGCGGGATTCGCAATCGGTTTCGACATCAACGCCCTTAGATTGGCAGTAGGCGCACCAATCTTAGATAAAGACTTCGCCACGGCACCTTTAGCGAGTGCGGCAGGTGACTGGCGGTTTGCGCCAGTAATTTATGGTGACGACAAAAGCTTAAGGCCACACCTCGATAAAATATTAGAGTTCGGGAGAGCGCAAGAAGGAGCCGAAATCGGTACAACGCAACAGGCACGCGATTACATCAACCTGATGTGCGCTTATTTCAAGCACCCTGCCTTTCGAGACGAACACGAATGGCGCATCATTTACGATGCTACGCGACCAGTTCGCTTGACCAAGCTGCTCGACAAAGAACCTCAACCTGACATCCGGTGGCGCTACGGGAAATATGGTCTCACTCCGTATTGCGAGACGCCTAATATCTTGAATTGTATTCGCGAGGTGGTAGTCGGACCAAGTAATCTAGATCGAGGGACCGACAGTTATATATCTAAGTTCTTGAGATCCCATGCGATCGACGCCAAGGTCGTAAAGTCAGAATGCCCTTATCGTTGAGGCGATCGGTTTTATCTCGGTGACCTGCATCGTCGCCAGTCGAACGACCGC is a window of Burkholderia sp. FERM BP-3421 DNA encoding:
- a CDS encoding PAAR domain-containing protein; protein product: MGSAFIREGDTTSHGGRVLACTSTNIVFGKPLALEGDMVSCPKCSGVYPIIGVRVRSMTFGGRAVATEGDKTACGATLIASQDMATVEPTSGAGGSVGAGKSVVTQTTARDDGGYRGRFQLVDDKTRTPIPNHPYTVTSADGQTITGTTDASGHTDWISSHQASSLSFHHPGSDA
- a CDS encoding VRR-NUC domain-containing protein — translated: MSGNDAGGSGGYSSGSSIGGSNSTGQTTQVGLSASKLSAKDRKVLCHTFCECRRIGVATKAGTIQRQRCVEMRLGLPNEVSKMQTGVPTEYRPEQPYDMTTSPPEPIMDYHDPLEPNTGIRQWIKDLWPSKGKKYEKGDVRRPDVVIVNDPSKPPVQSNIRTVVEMKFPGDRYGPDQEDDYIEIAGGPSKFVHLGAADCRCGDDDGQKETSRSRQSARQSELDDLFDGSSSAPGGRLLPPVPGPGPGPSFPIHAGPF
- a CDS encoding DUF3396 domain-containing protein produces the protein MTNDEIAAWAKDPQRADTMPFGLYEPAHQKAIPGAALVVRGVLYFRNGFTPEVRQALVRCFKQYGATIKEYQHAVEKAAGQTPSKLGPLRWFYSEGEEPIQYDKSPGFESLATSVPADETLAVAMTSAGHKLATGFYEFTVFALSEKKAARKRGLDGLAFTVPRAFIAHRPDVFEAMFRAFAEALPTVNGHGGLAVNVPPMGRRPNEASEYFYARRFGPGIDVGDPMRSALRKLYTKIKTVDWLNALDADLVAAVGGASALGLPPDWFARIPLSNGGLIIQAGVAPQSGVSNGPGIPISPPAAYVILNRALRPIIADDVDILQDGTLDTTAPLLNTVVATESWLRRFNVQDDQLDGFWVELHKTPRLRGETA
- a CDS encoding IS1182 family transposase, whose translation is MKRFVEGDDRKQVALLPECLDDFVAEDNPVRIVEAFVEELDLHTLGFTSVTPSTTGRPSYHPAVLLKIYIYGYLNRIQSSRRLERECQRNIELMWLTGRLVPDFKTIADFRRNNGAGIRNVCSRFVVLCRDLKLFSQAMVAIDGSKFKASNTRDRNFTTGKIDKRQQQIEESIHRYLSALETADRTQPPEVEARTTRLKEKIAQLQGQMRHLEQIKEELKTLLDGQISLTDPDARSMATSGRGSGMVGYNVQIAVDAKHHLIVAHEVTNAGSDRAQLSPMVQAARDAMGRTKLKAIADRGYYSGPQIKACEDAGIAAILPKVTTSSAKADGRFDRADFIYIARDDEYLCPAGQRAIYRFTGLEHGMYLRRYWSSACIGCAMKPQCTPSNYRRITRWEHESVLEAAQRRLDRMPNAMTVRRRTVEHVFGTFKHWMGYTHFLTRRFANVSTEMNLHVLAYNLKRVIAILGFSKTMKAMRLVGA
- a CDS encoding DUF2971 domain-containing protein, with product MTIAYHYCDATAFQSIIESRRLRLTNARKTNDRRELEFFKEKAFEYIAEFAEKNESLETFHTALGFHFDVLEDLSEYHICCLSKEKDSVGQWVAYADKGAGFAIGFDINALRLAVGAPILDKDFATAPLASAAGDWRFAPVIYGDDKSLRPHLDKILEFGRAQEGAEIGTTQQARDYINLMCAYFKHPAFRDEHEWRIIYDATRPVRLTKLLDKEPQPDIRWRYGKYGLTPYCETPNILNCIREVVVGPSNLDRGTDSYISKFLRSHAIDAKVVKSECPYR